Proteins encoded within one genomic window of Jiangella mangrovi:
- the pheS gene encoding phenylalanine--tRNA ligase subunit alpha → MSAPNSDYDPVQVTPLDPDQVARMVSDALAAFAAAGDLDALKEARLAHTGDRSPLALANREIGALPPAARKEVGQRVGTARRDVAAALAERQTALEAERDERVLVEEAVDVTLPWDRAPQGARHPLTTIQERVADVFVAMGWEVAEGPEVEAEWLNFDALNIGPDHPARTMQDTFFVENEDSGLVLRTHTSPVQARSMLTRTPPIYVICPGRTFRTDELDATHTPVFSQVEGLAIDEGLTMAHLKGTLDHFASSMFGAGITTRLRPSYFPFTEPSAEMDLQCFVCRGASVGDPDNPCRTCGSEGWIEWGGCGMVNPRVLVACGVDPERYTGFAFGMGLERTLMFRHGIADMHDMVEGDVRFAAAFGMEI, encoded by the coding sequence ATGTCCGCGCCCAACAGCGACTACGACCCAGTCCAGGTGACCCCGCTCGACCCCGACCAGGTCGCGCGCATGGTGTCCGATGCCCTGGCCGCCTTCGCCGCGGCCGGCGACCTCGACGCGCTGAAGGAGGCCCGGCTCGCCCACACCGGCGACCGGTCGCCGCTGGCGCTGGCCAACCGCGAGATCGGCGCCTTGCCGCCGGCCGCCCGCAAGGAGGTCGGCCAGCGGGTCGGCACCGCGCGCCGCGACGTCGCCGCCGCCCTCGCCGAGCGGCAGACGGCGCTCGAGGCCGAGCGCGACGAGCGGGTGCTGGTCGAGGAGGCCGTCGACGTCACGCTGCCGTGGGACCGCGCGCCGCAGGGCGCCCGGCACCCGCTGACGACCATCCAGGAGCGGGTCGCCGACGTCTTCGTCGCCATGGGCTGGGAGGTCGCCGAGGGACCCGAGGTCGAGGCCGAGTGGCTGAACTTCGACGCCCTCAACATCGGCCCCGACCACCCGGCGCGGACCATGCAGGACACCTTCTTCGTCGAGAACGAGGACTCCGGGCTGGTCCTGCGCACGCACACGTCGCCGGTGCAGGCGCGGTCGATGCTCACGCGGACGCCGCCCATCTACGTCATCTGCCCGGGCCGCACGTTCCGCACCGACGAGCTCGACGCCACGCACACGCCGGTGTTCAGCCAGGTCGAGGGCCTGGCCATCGACGAGGGCCTGACCATGGCGCACCTCAAGGGCACGCTCGACCACTTCGCTTCGTCGATGTTCGGCGCCGGCATCACCACGCGGCTGCGCCCGTCGTACTTCCCGTTCACCGAGCCCAGCGCCGAGATGGACCTGCAGTGCTTCGTCTGCCGCGGCGCGTCGGTAGGCGACCCCGACAACCCGTGTCGCACCTGCGGGTCCGAGGGCTGGATCGAGTGGGGCGGCTGCGGCATGGTCAACCCGCGCGTGCTGGTGGCCTGCGGCGTCGACCCCGAGCGGTACACCGGCTTCGCGTTCGGCATGGGCCTCGAGCGGACGCTGATGTTCCGCCACGGCATCGCCGACATGCACGACATGGTCGAGGGCGACGTCCGGTTCGCCGCGGCCTTCGGGATGGAGATCTGA
- a CDS encoding DUF1844 domain-containing protein — translation MSTPDHIATQAGRDIADVPAVEVISTAAVHLMSAAAVHLGLAEDLPEHRDLDEARSLIEALAGLIVAAAPSLGTHHAGPLRDGLKTLQLAFREASPYPDPVGEGPGEKYTGPVYS, via the coding sequence ATGAGCACGCCGGATCACATCGCGACCCAGGCAGGGCGCGACATCGCCGATGTCCCCGCCGTCGAGGTCATCTCCACCGCCGCCGTCCACCTCATGAGCGCGGCCGCCGTCCACCTCGGCCTGGCCGAGGACCTGCCCGAGCACCGCGATCTCGATGAGGCCCGATCGCTCATCGAGGCGCTCGCGGGGTTGATCGTGGCGGCCGCGCCGTCCCTGGGAACCCACCACGCGGGGCCGTTGCGCGACGGGCTGAAGACGCTGCAGCTGGCCTTCCGCGAGGCGTCGCCTTATCCCGACCCGGTGGGCGAGGGGCCGGGCGAAAAGTACACGGGGCCGGTGTACTCGTAG
- the rplT gene encoding 50S ribosomal protein L20, with translation MARVKRATNAHKKRRETLERASGYRGQRSRMYRKAKEQVTHSLVYAYRDRKQRKGDFRQLWITRINAASRAEGLTYNRFIQGLRLAEVDVDRKMLADLAVNDPGAFKALVEVARAALPADRNAPAAPAA, from the coding sequence GTGGCACGCGTCAAGCGGGCAACCAACGCCCACAAGAAGCGCCGTGAGACCCTCGAGCGGGCCAGCGGCTACCGGGGTCAGCGCTCCCGCATGTACCGGAAGGCGAAGGAGCAGGTCACCCACTCGCTCGTCTACGCCTACCGCGACCGCAAGCAGCGCAAGGGCGACTTCCGGCAGCTGTGGATCACGCGCATCAACGCGGCGTCCCGGGCCGAGGGCCTGACGTACAACCGCTTCATCCAGGGTCTGCGCCTGGCCGAGGTCGACGTCGACCGCAAGATGCTGGCCGACCTCGCCGTCAACGACCCGGGTGCCTTCAAGGCGCTGGTCGAGGTCGCGCGCGCCGCGCTGCCCGCCGACCGCAACGCTCCGGCGGCACCGGCGGCCTGA
- a CDS encoding TrmH family RNA methyltransferase, which translates to MLTERSGRVREAHKLLRRPAREKAGLFLAEGPQAVREAVGSGSGRVVELFATATAAARWAPIVAAADAAGIPVHAADDAALAALSETVTPQGLVAVCRSLTVDLAEALHGEPQLVAILAEARDPGNAGTVIRCADAAGADAVVLTHGSVDPQGGKAVRASAGSVFHLPVSAGAPTADAMAALRERGLTVLAADGAGSLDLDEAEDDDLLAGPVAWLFGNEAWGLPAEVSALADHVVRVPIYGRAESLNLATAAAVCLYGSARARRRASARRA; encoded by the coding sequence ATGCTGACCGAACGGTCCGGCCGGGTGCGCGAGGCGCACAAGCTGCTGCGCCGGCCGGCCCGCGAGAAGGCCGGGTTGTTCCTCGCCGAGGGCCCGCAGGCCGTGCGCGAGGCGGTCGGTTCGGGCTCGGGCCGGGTCGTCGAACTGTTCGCGACGGCGACGGCGGCGGCCCGCTGGGCGCCCATCGTGGCGGCCGCTGACGCCGCCGGCATCCCTGTGCACGCGGCGGACGACGCCGCGCTGGCCGCGCTGTCGGAGACCGTGACGCCGCAGGGCCTGGTGGCGGTCTGCCGGTCACTGACGGTCGACCTCGCCGAGGCGCTCCACGGCGAGCCGCAGCTGGTCGCCATCCTCGCCGAGGCGCGCGATCCGGGCAACGCGGGCACCGTCATCCGGTGCGCCGACGCGGCCGGAGCGGACGCCGTCGTGCTCACCCACGGCTCGGTCGACCCGCAGGGCGGCAAGGCGGTCCGGGCGTCGGCCGGCAGCGTGTTCCACCTGCCCGTCTCGGCCGGTGCGCCGACGGCGGACGCGATGGCGGCGCTGCGCGAGCGCGGCCTGACGGTGCTGGCGGCCGACGGCGCCGGCTCGCTCGACCTCGACGAGGCCGAGGACGACGACCTGCTCGCGGGGCCGGTCGCCTGGCTGTTCGGCAACGAGGCGTGGGGTCTGCCGGCCGAGGTCAGCGCCCTGGCCGACCACGTGGTGCGGGTCCCGATCTACGGCCGCGCCGAGAGCCTCAACCTCGCCACCGCGGCGGCCGTCTGCCTGTACGGGTCCGCCCGTGCGCGTCGCCGCGCGTCGGCACGGCGGGCCTGA
- a CDS encoding MOSC domain-containing protein has product MAQVVAVSSNPDHTFGKPTRPAIALLAGLGVEGDAHLGTTVQHLSRIRRDPSAPNLRQVHLIHAELHDELAAAGYAVGPGQLGENVTTRGVDLLGLPTGTRLGLGNQAVIEVTGLRNPCYQIDDFQPGVLKEVVGRDAAGAIVRKAGVMAIVLVGGEVRPGDAIAVETPPEPHRPLVPV; this is encoded by the coding sequence ATGGCGCAGGTCGTCGCCGTCAGCTCCAACCCGGACCACACCTTCGGCAAGCCGACCCGGCCGGCCATCGCGCTGCTGGCCGGGCTCGGCGTCGAGGGTGACGCGCACCTCGGCACGACGGTGCAGCACCTGTCCCGCATCCGCCGCGATCCGTCGGCGCCCAACCTGCGCCAGGTGCACCTCATCCACGCCGAGCTGCACGACGAGCTCGCCGCCGCCGGGTACGCCGTCGGCCCCGGGCAGCTGGGCGAGAACGTCACCACCCGCGGGGTCGACCTGCTCGGGTTGCCGACGGGAACCCGCCTGGGGCTCGGGAACCAGGCGGTCATCGAGGTCACCGGGCTGCGCAACCCCTGCTACCAGATCGACGACTTCCAGCCGGGCGTGCTGAAGGAGGTCGTCGGCCGCGACGCCGCCGGGGCCATCGTGCGCAAGGCCGGCGTCATGGCGATCGTGCTGGTGGGTGGCGAGGTCCGCCCGGGCGACGCCATCGCCGTCGAGACCCCGCCGGAGCCGCACCGGCCGCTGGTCCCCGTCTGA
- the rpmI gene encoding 50S ribosomal protein L35, with product MPKNKTHSGTSKRFRITGSGKVLRQKANRRHYLEHKPSTLTRKLAGTTEVAKPDQGRIKKLLGK from the coding sequence ATGCCGAAGAACAAGACGCACAGCGGCACGAGCAAGCGGTTCCGGATCACCGGGAGCGGGAAGGTGCTGCGCCAGAAGGCGAACCGTCGCCACTACCTGGAGCACAAGCCGTCCACGCTGACCCGGAAGCTCGCCGGCACCACCGAGGTGGCCAAGCCGGACCAGGGCCGCATCAAGAAGCTGCTCGGCAAGTAA
- the infC gene encoding translation initiation factor IF-3: MCRDADGLASACTFAGAFRVFRGVVEAPPRRFQEEGISAEPRINDRIRVSEVRLVGPNGEQVGIVRIEDALRLAAEADLDLVEVAPGARPPVAKLMDYGKFKYESAMKERAARRNQSHVLIKEQKLRPKIDKHDYETKKRNVERFLAEGDKVKVTIMFRGREQSRPELGFRLLQRLAEDVNELGFVESSPKQDGRNMIMVLGPHKKKADARAEKEAAKVERQQQRQADEEAERAERAAGRAAAEAEKAQRPEVERPTPDNED, from the coding sequence ATGTGCCGCGACGCCGATGGGTTGGCCTCTGCGTGCACGTTCGCGGGGGCCTTTCGTGTTTTCCGCGGCGTGGTCGAGGCACCACCCCGGCGATTTCAGGAGGAAGGCATCAGCGCAGAGCCCCGCATCAACGACCGGATCCGCGTTTCGGAGGTCCGGCTCGTCGGCCCCAACGGTGAGCAGGTCGGCATCGTCCGCATCGAGGACGCGCTCCGGCTTGCGGCGGAGGCCGATCTCGACCTGGTCGAGGTCGCTCCCGGCGCCCGGCCGCCGGTGGCCAAGCTCATGGACTACGGCAAGTTCAAGTACGAGTCCGCCATGAAGGAGCGCGCGGCTCGCCGGAACCAGTCGCACGTCCTGATCAAGGAGCAGAAGCTCCGACCCAAGATCGACAAGCACGACTATGAGACCAAGAAGCGCAACGTCGAGCGTTTCCTGGCCGAGGGTGACAAGGTCAAGGTCACCATCATGTTCCGCGGCCGTGAGCAGTCGCGGCCGGAGCTCGGCTTCCGGCTGCTGCAGCGCCTCGCCGAGGACGTCAACGAGCTTGGCTTCGTCGAGTCGTCGCCGAAGCAGGACGGCCGCAACATGATCATGGTGTTGGGGCCGCACAAGAAGAAGGCCGACGCCAGGGCCGAGAAGGAAGCGGCGAAGGTCGAGCGGCAGCAGCAGAGGCAAGCCGACGAAGAGGCCGAGCGGGCCGAGCGTGCGGCGGGCCGGGCGGCGGCCGAGGCCGAGAAAGCGCAGCGGCCCGAGGTCGAGCGGCCCACCCCCGACAACGAAGACTGA
- a CDS encoding PPOX class F420-dependent oxidoreductase: MPNIATNTTVDLAGLLEFVRVRHHGIVITQRADGGPQASPVTCGVDDSGRIVVATYPDRAKAQNIRHRPRASILVLSDDFDGAWVQVDGLAEIIDLPDSVEPLVEYYRNVAGEHQDWDGYREAMHRQGKSLLRITPERWSPIATGGFPPGLFPDEGDGHGHGHGGHDGGDDGHGHGH; the protein is encoded by the coding sequence ATGCCGAACATCGCCACGAACACCACCGTCGATCTCGCCGGGCTGCTCGAGTTCGTCCGGGTGCGCCACCACGGCATCGTCATCACCCAGCGCGCCGATGGCGGCCCGCAGGCATCGCCTGTCACGTGCGGGGTCGATGACTCCGGCCGCATCGTCGTCGCGACCTACCCCGACCGCGCGAAGGCGCAGAACATCCGGCACCGCCCGCGCGCCAGCATCCTCGTGCTGTCCGACGACTTCGACGGCGCCTGGGTGCAGGTCGACGGCCTGGCCGAGATCATCGACCTGCCCGACTCCGTCGAGCCGCTGGTCGAGTACTACCGCAACGTCGCCGGCGAGCACCAGGACTGGGACGGCTACCGCGAGGCCATGCACCGGCAGGGCAAGTCGCTGCTGCGCATCACGCCCGAGCGGTGGAGCCCCATCGCCACCGGCGGGTTCCCGCCCGGGCTGTTCCCCGACGAGGGCGACGGCCACGGTCACGGCCACGGCGGGCACGACGGTGGCGACGACGGCCACGGTCACGGGCACTGA
- the pheT gene encoding phenylalanine--tRNA ligase subunit beta, translating into MRVPLSWLREYAPLPDGVSPRDVATRLIRAGLEVETVDEAGADLVGPLVVGRVLEFADEPQKNGKTIRWCSVDVGEAEPRGIVCGAHNFAAGDLVVVSLPGAVLPGGFAIAARKTYGHTSDGMICSARELGLGDDHAGIIVLQPDEAAPGDDAIELLHLRDDVLDIAVTPDRGYCLSVRGVAREAATAFGVPFTDPGVRAELSTTGDDGYPVVVEDALRCPVFAARTVTGFDPSAPSPRWLQRRVQLAGMRPISLAVDITNYVMLELGQPIHGYDRDALRGPIVVRRAVAGEKLTTLDGAVRALDADDLLITDDSGPIGLAGVMGGGSTELSDATTAVVVEAAHFEPTGIARTARRHKLPSEASKRFERGVDPALPSVAAQRVVDLLVSLGGAVEEPGLTVAGAVPSPSPIEIPVSLPARIAGVDYPADEVTSLLTAVGATVSPAAGDRIAVVPPTWRPDLTDPYDLVEEVARLHGYDAVPSVLPVAPAGRGITPSQRLRRRVERAVAAAGYVEAPSYPFVGEADFDALGFPADDARRVALRLANPISEEQPLLRTTLLPGLLATLRRNAGRGSVDVAVFEAGLVFRPSPGALPVPPRLPVDRRPTDAELAELLAAVPSQPRRVAVALAGDREPTGWWGAGRAASWADAVEAARVVARAAGVTLRVEKDEHAPWHPGRCAALYVGDTLVGHAGELHPRVVAALGLPERTAAMELELERFFPGGLGELTEAPVQAPAVSTFPVATQDVALVVDVSVAAADVEDALRSGAGELLESVRLFDVFTGAQLGDGKKSLAYALRFRAPDRTLTVEETTAARDAAVAAAAERTGAVLRGA; encoded by the coding sequence ATGCGCGTCCCCCTGAGCTGGCTGCGCGAGTACGCCCCGCTGCCCGACGGCGTCAGCCCGCGCGACGTCGCCACCCGGCTGATCCGGGCCGGCCTCGAGGTCGAGACCGTCGACGAGGCGGGCGCCGACCTGGTCGGACCGCTGGTCGTCGGCCGGGTGCTCGAGTTCGCCGACGAGCCGCAGAAGAACGGCAAGACCATCCGCTGGTGCTCGGTCGACGTCGGCGAGGCGGAGCCGCGCGGCATCGTCTGCGGCGCGCACAACTTCGCCGCCGGCGACCTCGTCGTCGTGTCGCTGCCGGGCGCCGTGCTGCCCGGCGGGTTCGCCATCGCCGCACGCAAGACCTACGGGCACACGTCCGACGGCATGATCTGCTCCGCCCGAGAGCTGGGGCTGGGCGACGACCACGCCGGCATCATCGTGCTGCAGCCGGACGAGGCCGCGCCGGGCGACGACGCGATCGAGCTGCTGCACCTGCGCGACGACGTCCTCGACATCGCTGTCACGCCCGACCGCGGCTACTGCCTGTCGGTCCGCGGCGTGGCGCGTGAGGCGGCGACGGCGTTCGGGGTGCCGTTCACGGACCCGGGCGTGCGCGCTGAACTCTCGACGACGGGCGACGACGGGTACCCCGTCGTGGTCGAGGACGCCTTGCGGTGTCCCGTGTTCGCGGCCCGGACGGTCACCGGCTTCGACCCGTCCGCCCCGAGCCCGCGCTGGCTGCAGCGCCGGGTCCAGCTGGCCGGCATGCGGCCCATCTCGCTGGCCGTCGACATCACCAACTACGTCATGCTCGAGCTGGGCCAGCCGATCCACGGCTACGACCGCGACGCGCTGCGCGGCCCGATCGTCGTGCGCCGCGCGGTGGCGGGGGAGAAGCTGACGACGCTCGACGGCGCGGTCCGGGCGCTGGACGCCGACGACCTGCTCATCACCGACGACTCCGGGCCCATCGGCCTGGCCGGCGTCATGGGCGGCGGCTCGACGGAGCTCAGCGACGCCACCACGGCGGTCGTCGTCGAGGCGGCCCACTTCGAGCCCACCGGCATCGCCCGCACAGCGCGCCGGCACAAGCTGCCCAGCGAGGCGTCCAAGCGGTTCGAGCGCGGCGTCGACCCGGCGCTGCCGTCGGTTGCGGCCCAGCGGGTCGTCGACCTGCTGGTGTCGCTCGGCGGTGCGGTCGAGGAGCCGGGGCTGACGGTCGCCGGCGCGGTGCCGTCGCCGTCGCCGATCGAGATCCCGGTGTCGCTGCCGGCCCGGATCGCGGGCGTGGACTATCCGGCCGACGAGGTGACGTCGCTGCTCACGGCCGTGGGCGCGACGGTGTCCCCGGCGGCCGGCGATCGGATCGCCGTCGTGCCCCCGACCTGGCGGCCCGACCTCACCGACCCGTACGACCTGGTCGAAGAGGTGGCGCGGCTGCACGGCTACGACGCGGTGCCGTCGGTGCTGCCGGTCGCCCCGGCCGGGCGTGGCATCACGCCGTCGCAGCGGCTGCGCCGGCGGGTCGAGCGCGCGGTCGCCGCGGCGGGCTACGTCGAGGCGCCGTCGTACCCGTTCGTCGGCGAGGCCGACTTCGACGCGCTCGGCTTCCCGGCCGACGACGCACGACGGGTCGCGCTGCGGCTGGCCAACCCGATCTCCGAGGAGCAGCCGCTGCTGCGCACGACGCTGCTGCCCGGCCTGCTGGCCACGCTGCGGCGCAACGCGGGGCGCGGGTCGGTCGACGTGGCCGTCTTCGAGGCGGGACTGGTCTTCCGGCCGTCTCCCGGCGCGCTGCCAGTGCCACCGCGGCTGCCGGTCGACCGCCGTCCCACCGACGCCGAGCTCGCCGAGCTGCTGGCCGCCGTCCCGTCACAGCCGCGCCGGGTCGCCGTCGCGCTGGCCGGCGACCGCGAGCCGACCGGCTGGTGGGGCGCGGGCCGAGCGGCGAGCTGGGCCGACGCCGTCGAGGCCGCGAGGGTCGTCGCCCGGGCCGCGGGCGTGACGCTGCGGGTCGAGAAGGACGAGCACGCGCCCTGGCACCCGGGCCGCTGCGCCGCGCTGTATGTCGGCGACACCCTGGTCGGGCACGCCGGCGAGCTGCACCCGCGGGTCGTCGCGGCGCTGGGCCTGCCGGAGCGGACGGCCGCCATGGAGCTCGAGCTGGAGCGGTTCTTCCCTGGCGGGCTGGGCGAGCTGACCGAGGCGCCGGTGCAGGCTCCCGCGGTGTCGACCTTCCCGGTCGCCACGCAGGATGTCGCGCTGGTCGTCGACGTGTCGGTGGCGGCCGCCGACGTCGAGGACGCGCTGCGTTCCGGCGCCGGCGAGCTGCTCGAGTCGGTGCGGCTGTTCGATGTGTTCACCGGTGCGCAGCTCGGCGACGGCAAGAAGTCGCTGGCCTACGCGCTGCGGTTCCGCGCGCCCGACCGCACGCTCACCGTCGAGGAGACCACCGCCGCCCGCGACGCCGCCGTCGCCGCGGCCGCCGAGCGGACCGGCGCGGTCCTGCGCGGCGCATGA
- a CDS encoding SseB family protein gives MSAAPRRSVPSTPFGDDDGTADPRIVAALAAYDRGEGGSADVLAALAAGRLLIPVVAVAESVDATGAEKETAMAAVLTTGRDGRRGLLAFTCVESLQRWNASARPTPVPTRSAAEAALADGAEALVIDLAGPVTFAVDAPDLRSLASGWRPLGPWPGVEEADPAPRGDVAPRGAARVWRGVRRRVRRALIR, from the coding sequence GTGAGTGCTGCGCCCCGACGCTCCGTGCCGTCCACGCCCTTCGGCGACGACGACGGCACGGCCGACCCCCGCATCGTTGCGGCGCTGGCGGCCTACGACCGGGGCGAAGGCGGCTCCGCCGACGTCCTCGCCGCCCTGGCCGCCGGGCGCTTGCTGATCCCCGTCGTCGCCGTCGCCGAGTCCGTCGACGCCACGGGCGCGGAGAAGGAGACCGCCATGGCGGCGGTCCTCACCACCGGCCGCGACGGCCGGCGCGGGCTGCTCGCGTTCACGTGCGTCGAGTCGCTGCAGCGGTGGAACGCCTCGGCTCGGCCGACCCCGGTCCCGACCCGCAGCGCCGCCGAGGCCGCCTTGGCCGACGGCGCCGAAGCCCTGGTCATCGATTTGGCTGGGCCCGTGACGTTCGCCGTCGATGCGCCGGATCTGCGGTCGCTGGCGTCGGGCTGGCGGCCGCTGGGTCCGTGGCCGGGCGTGGAGGAGGCGGACCCTGCGCCCCGTGGTGACGTGGCTCCGCGTGGGGCGGCTCGGGTGTGGCGTGGGGTGCGGCGGAGGGTTCGGCGGGCGTTGATCCGCTAG